The Akkermansia sp. N21116 genome includes a region encoding these proteins:
- a CDS encoding DNA topoisomerase IV subunit B, giving the protein MAYNEDSIRTLDWKEHIRLRPGMYIGKLGDGSSPDDGIYVLLKEVLDNSIDEFVMGFGKKITIDISPDGTCEVRDFGRGIPLGKLFDCASQINTGAKYDSEAFKKSVGLNGVGIKAVNALSSFFEIQAYRDGETRSFQFSLGEEIPEASKEGPTDEPDGTRVAFRVDTTTFPVGTNIRMEYVEKMCRYYSYLNTGLSLILNGKKFTSKNGLLDLLEEAMSDEPLYPIIHLSGPDIEVAFTHGGQYGEEYYSFVNGQHTTQGGTHQAAFREAIVKTFRDFFHKNYEASDIRSSIVAAISIKVTEPVFESQTKTKLGSNTISPGGETIRTFVGNFISHELDNYLHKNPDTAKAIENKIKDAERERKDLSGIQKLARERAKKAKIHNKKLRDCRVHYDTKHKRAEETTLFITEGDSASGSITTARDAEIQAVFSLRGKPLNSFGLTRKVVYENEEFNLLQHALNIENGLDDLRYNRVVIATDADVDGMHIRLLLMTFFIQFFPELLREGHLYILQTPLFRVRNKQTTRYCYTDEERETAIAQLGRNPEITRFKGLGEISPSEFKYFIGEDIRLDKVRLEDSHSIKQTLLFYMGKNTQDRQDFIVRNLRVESDPVGA; this is encoded by the coding sequence ATGGCCTATAACGAAGACAGCATTCGCACACTCGACTGGAAGGAACATATCCGGTTGCGCCCCGGCATGTACATCGGCAAACTGGGCGATGGTTCCTCCCCCGACGATGGCATTTACGTTCTTCTCAAGGAAGTTCTCGACAACTCCATCGACGAATTCGTCATGGGGTTCGGCAAGAAAATCACCATCGACATCTCTCCGGACGGCACCTGCGAAGTCCGGGACTTCGGACGCGGTATCCCTCTGGGCAAACTCTTCGACTGCGCCTCCCAAATCAACACCGGGGCCAAATACGACAGTGAAGCCTTCAAAAAATCAGTCGGCCTCAATGGTGTCGGCATCAAAGCAGTCAACGCTCTCTCCTCATTCTTCGAAATCCAGGCCTACCGGGACGGAGAAACGCGTTCCTTCCAGTTTTCTCTAGGAGAAGAAATCCCCGAAGCCAGTAAGGAAGGCCCCACAGACGAACCGGACGGTACACGCGTCGCCTTCCGCGTCGACACCACCACATTTCCCGTCGGCACCAACATCCGCATGGAATATGTGGAAAAAATGTGCCGCTACTACAGTTATCTCAATACTGGTTTATCCCTCATCCTCAACGGCAAAAAGTTCACATCCAAAAACGGCCTGCTCGACCTTTTGGAAGAAGCCATGAGCGACGAACCGCTCTACCCCATCATCCACCTGTCCGGCCCCGACATCGAAGTCGCCTTCACCCACGGAGGACAATATGGGGAAGAATACTACTCTTTCGTCAACGGTCAGCACACCACACAGGGAGGAACCCACCAGGCGGCCTTCCGCGAAGCCATCGTCAAAACCTTCCGGGACTTCTTCCACAAAAACTACGAAGCGAGCGATATCCGCTCGTCCATCGTTGCTGCTATCTCGATCAAAGTTACGGAACCCGTCTTCGAATCCCAGACGAAAACCAAACTCGGGTCCAACACCATCTCGCCGGGAGGCGAAACCATCCGGACCTTTGTCGGCAACTTCATCTCACACGAACTCGATAACTATCTCCATAAAAACCCGGATACGGCCAAGGCTATCGAAAACAAGATCAAAGATGCCGAACGAGAACGCAAGGATCTCTCCGGCATCCAGAAACTTGCTCGGGAACGTGCCAAAAAAGCGAAAATCCACAATAAAAAGTTGCGAGACTGCCGAGTCCACTACGATACCAAGCACAAAAGGGCGGAAGAGACAACTCTCTTCATTACGGAAGGCGACTCCGCATCCGGCTCCATCACCACCGCCCGCGATGCGGAAATCCAGGCCGTTTTCTCCCTGCGGGGCAAGCCTCTCAACTCCTTCGGACTGACCCGGAAAGTCGTATACGAAAACGAGGAATTCAACCTTCTCCAGCACGCGCTCAACATTGAGAACGGCTTGGATGACCTCCGCTACAACCGCGTCGTCATCGCTACCGACGCCGATGTAGACGGCATGCACATCCGTTTGCTGCTCATGACCTTCTTCATCCAGTTCTTCCCGGAACTCCTACGCGAAGGCCATCTCTATATCCTGCAGACTCCCTTGTTCCGCGTCCGCAATAAACAAACGACCCGCTATTGCTACACAGACGAAGAACGGGAAACAGCCATCGCACAGCTGGGCCGCAACCCGGAAATCACCCGGTTCAAGGGACTGGGGGAAATTTCGCCGTCAGAGTTCAAATATTTTATCGGAGAAGACATCCGGCTGGATAAAGTCCGGCTGGAAGACTCCCACTCCATCAAACAGACATTGTTGTTCTACATGGGTAAAAACACACAGGATAGACAGGACTTCATCGTCCGCAACCTGCGTGTAGAATCCGATCCCGTCGGTGCCTGA
- the ispE gene encoding 4-(cytidine 5'-diphospho)-2-C-methyl-D-erythritol kinase has product MFRCKAPCKINLSLRVLGKREDGFHAVDTLMAPLQLADELAFEHSLGGMRLVCDTPGVPVDESNLVMKAARMMEKELGRTLNWTVSLMKNVPHGAGLGGGSSDAAAVLMALNRLENAGMSDEHLVGLAGELGSDVGFFVLKSICRCTGRGEIVEKASASECGFSSPVLLLKPSFGVSTPDAYRRWASSSYLPGIPYGPVDWQGVEFVNDLERPVFEKFMFLAEVKRWLLAREGVRVAMMSGSGSTMFALVDSVERGYEIAGKALEELDPTLWTWCGMCGAGCVLDSEGETR; this is encoded by the coding sequence ATGTTCCGTTGCAAGGCCCCCTGTAAAATCAATCTATCCCTGCGAGTCCTGGGTAAGCGGGAGGACGGTTTCCATGCTGTTGACACGCTGATGGCACCGTTGCAACTGGCTGACGAACTTGCGTTCGAACATTCTTTGGGGGGAATGCGGCTCGTGTGCGATACGCCCGGTGTGCCGGTGGATGAATCCAACTTGGTGATGAAGGCTGCCCGCATGATGGAAAAGGAATTGGGGAGAACACTGAATTGGACGGTTTCTCTCATGAAAAACGTTCCCCACGGTGCGGGATTGGGAGGAGGCAGCAGTGATGCTGCTGCTGTGTTGATGGCGTTGAACCGTTTGGAAAACGCTGGAATGTCCGATGAACATCTCGTCGGGCTGGCGGGGGAATTGGGCTCCGATGTCGGATTTTTTGTTCTGAAATCAATATGCCGTTGTACAGGGCGTGGGGAAATTGTGGAAAAAGCATCGGCATCCGAGTGCGGTTTTTCCTCTCCCGTTCTTTTGTTGAAACCGTCCTTTGGAGTTTCCACTCCTGATGCATACAGGCGCTGGGCGTCTTCTTCATATTTGCCGGGGATACCGTATGGCCCTGTGGATTGGCAGGGGGTGGAGTTTGTTAATGATTTGGAACGTCCTGTTTTTGAGAAGTTTATGTTCCTTGCCGAGGTGAAGCGTTGGCTGCTTGCTCGGGAGGGCGTGCGCGTGGCGATGATGTCCGGTTCAGGTTCGACGATGTTCGCCTTGGTGGATTCCGTAGAGAGGGGATATGAGATCGCCGGGAAGGCTCTGGAAGAATTGGATCCCACCTTGTGGACATGGTGCGGAATGTGCGGTGCGGGCTGCGTTCTTGACTCCGAAGGAGAAACAAGGTAG
- a CDS encoding helicase C-terminal domain-containing protein has protein sequence MIGIHDVFCGGPTAGLEKYVHDAFSPNGLFSAAQDFEYRPEQQRMAEAVARALVTDSPLLVEAGTGVGKSLGYLLPALRFALDYDRKAIISTHTINLQEQLFGKDIPILRDALGEDFSAALLKGRQNYLCHTRLRRALQQTDDLFSSTETEEVRRIYELFREGNYTSLSDFKFKPSPKVWSMVCSEPHLCTMRNCGPNCPYQAARRMVQEAKVVVLNHTLFFGLLGQGDEEEDGPGGFIYPGDFVILDEAHTIENIAARQLGVQVSQAQLKYELMRLFNPKTRKGLLRPTGNVGLFTCIQETLDACDLFFENVRQDLGLENKSRPLRLMTPDWSQDLLSLPLAELVVALKEASEEMESDISKAELQDYAIKMEEYRVALKSLLELGDEGSVYWAEKTGMEGKNTIVSSAPVEVAAILKEKLFSVGRGVVLTSATLGTGDAGMKYFAGRVGAENVESVQIGSPFEYREQMRLVIARSMPEPDRPEYAEQLPGWITRYLDESQGRAFVLFTSYRLMREIADKVAAFCESRGWRLLVQGQGMSRDALLQEFRRDVHSILFGTDSFWTGVDVPGEALSNVIVTRLPFEVPDHPLVESRFERITARGGNPFMEYSVPEAILKLRQGVGRLIRTKKDKGMVVILDSRVSTRRYGLRFLKALPDAAVEFV, from the coding sequence GTGATCGGAATCCATGATGTTTTTTGCGGTGGGCCGACTGCCGGATTGGAGAAATACGTTCACGATGCCTTTTCTCCGAATGGGCTGTTCTCCGCAGCTCAGGATTTTGAGTACCGCCCGGAGCAGCAGCGGATGGCGGAGGCTGTCGCCCGGGCTCTGGTTACGGATTCTCCGTTGCTTGTAGAGGCCGGTACCGGCGTAGGCAAATCGCTGGGGTATTTGCTGCCTGCCCTTCGGTTTGCTTTGGACTATGACCGGAAGGCCATTATTTCAACCCATACGATTAATTTGCAGGAACAGCTGTTCGGCAAAGACATTCCTATTTTGAGGGATGCCTTGGGAGAGGATTTTTCCGCCGCTTTGCTGAAAGGGAGGCAGAATTACCTGTGCCATACTCGCCTGAGACGCGCCCTGCAACAGACGGACGACTTGTTTTCATCTACGGAAACGGAAGAAGTCCGCCGTATCTACGAATTGTTCCGCGAGGGAAATTACACAAGCCTGAGCGATTTTAAATTCAAGCCTTCCCCGAAAGTTTGGTCGATGGTGTGCAGCGAACCCCATCTTTGTACGATGCGTAATTGCGGCCCGAATTGTCCGTATCAGGCCGCCCGCCGCATGGTTCAGGAAGCAAAGGTAGTTGTGTTGAACCATACGCTGTTTTTCGGTCTTCTGGGACAGGGTGATGAAGAGGAAGACGGACCGGGAGGATTCATCTATCCGGGAGATTTCGTCATCCTGGATGAAGCCCATACGATTGAAAATATTGCTGCCAGACAACTTGGCGTCCAGGTGTCGCAGGCTCAATTGAAGTACGAGTTGATGCGTCTTTTCAACCCTAAGACCAGAAAGGGGCTGCTCCGTCCGACTGGCAATGTGGGGCTGTTCACCTGTATTCAGGAGACGCTGGATGCCTGCGATCTCTTTTTTGAAAATGTCCGGCAGGATTTGGGCTTGGAAAACAAGTCCCGTCCCTTGCGGTTAATGACGCCGGATTGGTCCCAGGATCTCCTTAGTCTGCCTCTGGCTGAACTTGTAGTCGCCCTCAAAGAAGCGTCGGAAGAGATGGAAAGCGACATTTCAAAGGCTGAACTTCAGGATTACGCCATCAAGATGGAAGAGTACCGTGTCGCGTTGAAGAGCCTGCTTGAACTAGGGGACGAAGGTTCCGTCTATTGGGCTGAAAAGACCGGGATGGAAGGTAAGAATACGATTGTCAGTTCCGCTCCCGTTGAAGTGGCTGCCATCCTGAAGGAGAAATTGTTTTCCGTGGGAAGAGGCGTCGTGCTGACGTCTGCGACGCTCGGTACGGGCGATGCCGGGATGAAATATTTTGCCGGGCGTGTCGGCGCCGAAAATGTGGAAAGTGTGCAGATCGGCAGTCCTTTTGAGTACCGGGAACAAATGCGCCTGGTTATTGCCCGTTCGATGCCGGAGCCCGACCGTCCGGAATATGCCGAACAACTTCCCGGTTGGATTACCCGCTATCTGGATGAGTCGCAGGGGCGTGCATTTGTCCTGTTTACGAGTTACAGGCTGATGCGCGAGATTGCGGACAAGGTCGCGGCGTTTTGCGAATCCCGCGGCTGGCGTCTTCTGGTGCAGGGGCAGGGAATGAGCCGTGATGCCTTATTGCAGGAGTTCCGTCGCGATGTTCATAGTATCCTGTTCGGTACGGACAGTTTTTGGACAGGGGTTGATGTGCCTGGCGAAGCTCTTTCCAACGTGATCGTGACGCGTCTGCCGTTTGAAGTACCGGATCACCCTTTGGTGGAGTCCCGGTTCGAGCGTATTACTGCCCGCGGAGGCAATCCCTTCATGGAATATTCTGTTCCGGAGGCCATTCTCAAACTCCGGCAAGGTGTTGGAAGGCTGATTCGTACCAAAAAAGACAAAGGGATGGTCGTGATTCTTGATTCCCGGGTTTCGACGCGCCGGTACGGTCTCCGTTTCCTCAAGGCCTTGCCCGACGCTGCCGTTGAATTTGTGTAA
- a CDS encoding flavin reductase — MMKEISPVNITDNAVELIGHKWMLITAGDRESFNLMTASWGGIGFMWGKPVAFVVVRPNRYTYEFIEKKEYLTLSFMGEEFRSALRVCGTTSGRNGDKMAAAGLSPIVTEMGNVAVEGADLVLECRKLYSDALKESGFVDKSCLEKWYAEDNPLHRMYVVEIMHAWIKE, encoded by the coding sequence ATGATGAAAGAAATCAGTCCTGTAAACATTACGGATAATGCCGTTGAGTTAATCGGTCACAAGTGGATGCTGATTACGGCGGGGGATCGGGAATCCTTCAATCTGATGACGGCCTCTTGGGGTGGTATCGGGTTTATGTGGGGTAAGCCTGTAGCTTTTGTGGTGGTACGCCCCAACCGCTATACGTATGAGTTCATCGAAAAGAAGGAGTACCTGACCCTCTCCTTCATGGGGGAAGAGTTCCGTTCGGCCTTGCGCGTGTGTGGGACGACATCCGGGCGCAACGGAGACAAGATGGCCGCTGCCGGATTGTCGCCCATAGTGACGGAGATGGGCAATGTGGCTGTCGAAGGCGCCGATCTCGTGTTGGAATGTCGCAAACTGTACAGCGATGCCCTGAAGGAGTCCGGATTCGTGGACAAGTCCTGTCTGGAGAAGTGGTACGCAGAGGATAATCCCTTGCATCGCATGTATGTGGTGGAAATCATGCATGCATGGATCAAGGAGTGA
- a CDS encoding GDP-L-fucose synthase, with protein sequence MDKDSKIYVAGHRGLVGSAIWNNLRQKGFSNLVGKSHAELDLMDASAVREFFLRERPEYVFLAAAYVGGIMANSTYRADFIYNNLQIQQNVIGESFRTNVKKLLFLGSTCIYPRHAEQPIREDALLTSPLEYTNEPYAIAKIAGLKMCESFNIQYGTNYLAVMPTNLYGPHDNFDLERSHVLPAMIRKIHLARCLDKGDRDAVKHDLDKRPVNGVTGQSSESDILQALAAHGITPGTLQLWGTGSPLREFLWSEDMADACVYIMEHIDFPDLASDRTEIRNCHINIGSGHEITIQQLSGLISQTLGYTGEIIFDSSKPDGTMRKLTDVSKLHHLGWRHTVDIEEGIRRLCRWYLDN encoded by the coding sequence ATGGACAAAGACAGTAAAATCTACGTTGCCGGGCATCGTGGCCTGGTCGGCTCCGCCATCTGGAATAACCTCCGGCAAAAAGGGTTCTCCAACCTGGTTGGAAAAAGCCACGCCGAATTGGATCTGATGGATGCCTCCGCCGTCAGGGAGTTTTTCCTCCGGGAGCGTCCCGAATACGTATTCCTGGCTGCCGCCTATGTCGGTGGGATCATGGCCAATAGCACCTACCGGGCGGATTTCATCTACAACAACCTGCAGATCCAGCAAAACGTCATCGGAGAAAGCTTCCGAACGAATGTCAAAAAGCTCCTTTTCCTAGGTAGTACCTGTATCTATCCCCGGCATGCGGAACAACCTATCCGCGAAGATGCCTTGCTCACGTCACCTCTGGAATACACCAACGAACCCTATGCCATCGCCAAAATCGCAGGGCTGAAAATGTGCGAAAGCTTCAATATCCAGTACGGTACCAACTACCTGGCAGTCATGCCGACCAACCTCTACGGGCCTCATGATAATTTCGATCTGGAACGAAGCCACGTTCTACCGGCAATGATACGTAAAATCCATCTTGCACGATGCCTGGACAAAGGCGACAGGGATGCCGTCAAGCATGATCTGGACAAACGCCCCGTCAACGGCGTTACCGGACAATCCTCCGAATCGGACATCCTCCAGGCTCTTGCCGCCCATGGTATCACTCCCGGAACACTCCAATTGTGGGGAACGGGTTCCCCCCTCCGCGAATTCCTCTGGAGCGAAGACATGGCGGACGCCTGCGTCTACATCATGGAGCATATCGATTTCCCCGATCTGGCTTCCGATCGTACAGAAATCCGCAACTGCCACATCAACATTGGCTCCGGCCATGAAATCACTATTCAGCAACTCTCCGGTCTCATCTCCCAAACTCTCGGATACACGGGTGAAATCATTTTCGATTCATCCAAACCGGATGGCACCATGCGCAAGTTAACGGATGTTTCAAAACTCCATCATCTCGGGTGGCGCCATACTGTTGACATAGAGGAAGGCATCCGGAGACTTTGCCGATGGTATCTGGACAACTGA
- a CDS encoding MFS transporter produces MLVSRLRTATMRGMQEANTADPQRIDWFSFWKLVLIQAQNSFSEKGAQFLLIPLGVWLYREEGNLEYPLGAIIVLPFILFSPLAGWLSDRFCKTYIIRAMAVTQLVVLMGMFFSLRGHNLDAALGWFCVFAVQATVFSPSKKGIIKDIVGTKRIGFASGIVEMASVLALLIGQLGVFVWFSYLLEPGTNTIWHRMLGDGFFAWFDGVFKPNGINDGWYAASFPCFMFFLLAVVTAIGTFTLPAYRPYEARPFAWSLLYEHFKQLGYLWRHEVLRRCEAGIGYFWFFGGTIILMTIQLAKEVSGAGDDFGSQGAELMAWMSGGMVLGGVVASSICRNGIRMGVAFWGGLGMTLGCLGLSLVPPNVWLFQVLLIFAGAFASAYLVPLNACLQDRAENGRRGDVIAAGNLVDCFLGLLAVGFQYVMMLLISPAWQFVVMGVMSLGMTLFVLKIGRSMRS; encoded by the coding sequence ATGCTGGTATCCCGTTTGAGGACGGCTACAATGCGCGGCATGCAGGAGGCAAATACCGCGGATCCGCAGCGTATCGACTGGTTCTCGTTCTGGAAGCTCGTGTTGATCCAGGCGCAGAACTCCTTCAGTGAAAAAGGCGCCCAGTTTTTGCTGATTCCTCTGGGGGTATGGTTGTACCGTGAAGAGGGTAATCTGGAGTATCCCCTGGGGGCGATTATCGTCCTGCCGTTTATTTTGTTTTCCCCTCTGGCTGGCTGGTTGTCGGACAGGTTTTGCAAGACGTATATTATCCGGGCCATGGCCGTGACTCAGCTGGTGGTGTTGATGGGGATGTTTTTTAGCTTGAGAGGGCACAACCTTGATGCCGCGCTGGGGTGGTTTTGCGTGTTTGCCGTACAGGCGACGGTGTTCAGTCCGTCCAAAAAGGGGATTATCAAGGATATCGTAGGTACGAAACGAATCGGCTTTGCCAGCGGAATTGTGGAGATGGCTTCTGTGCTGGCTCTGCTGATCGGCCAGTTGGGGGTGTTTGTCTGGTTTTCATATCTGCTGGAGCCGGGGACGAATACGATCTGGCACCGAATGCTTGGGGATGGTTTTTTTGCCTGGTTTGACGGTGTTTTCAAACCGAACGGGATCAATGACGGGTGGTATGCGGCATCGTTTCCTTGTTTCATGTTTTTCCTGCTGGCCGTGGTGACGGCGATTGGGACGTTTACTCTGCCTGCCTATCGTCCGTATGAGGCGCGTCCGTTTGCGTGGAGTTTGCTGTACGAACATTTTAAGCAATTGGGGTATTTATGGCGGCATGAAGTCCTGCGGCGTTGCGAGGCCGGTATCGGATATTTCTGGTTTTTCGGAGGAACGATCATTTTGATGACGATTCAGCTGGCCAAGGAGGTATCGGGAGCAGGAGATGATTTTGGCTCTCAGGGGGCTGAACTCATGGCCTGGATGAGCGGCGGCATGGTGCTGGGTGGCGTGGTGGCTTCCTCCATTTGCCGCAACGGCATTCGCATGGGAGTAGCCTTTTGGGGAGGGCTGGGGATGACTCTGGGATGCCTGGGATTGAGCCTCGTGCCTCCGAATGTCTGGTTGTTCCAGGTACTCCTGATTTTTGCGGGAGCTTTTGCCTCGGCTTATCTGGTGCCGTTGAATGCTTGTCTTCAGGATCGTGCGGAGAACGGAAGGCGCGGCGACGTGATTGCGGCGGGGAATCTTGTGGATTGCTTTCTGGGATTGCTGGCGGTGGGGTTCCAGTACGTCATGATGCTGTTGATTTCCCCGGCATGGCAGTTTGTTGTCATGGGAGTCATGAGCCTGGGTATGACTCTTTTCGTGTTGAAAATCGGCCGTTCCATGCGGTCATAA
- the gmd gene encoding GDP-mannose 4,6-dehydratase: MQKVALISGITGQDGSFLAEFLLEKGYEIHGIMRRSSSFNTGRIEHMYLNEWVRDMKRHRAINLHYGDMTDSSSLIRIIQSIQPDEIYNLAAQSHVKVSFDVPEYTAEADAIGTLRMLEAIRMLGMADKTRIYQASTSELFGLVQEVPQKETTPFYPRSPYGVAKQYGFWITKNYRESYNMFAVNGILFNHESERRGETFVTRKITLAASRIAQGLQEKLYMGNLDAKRDWGYAKDYVECMWLMLQHDDPEDFVIATGEMHSVREFCTLAFREAGIDLAWIGEGISEQGIDRATGRILIEVDPKYFRPAEVEQLLGDPTKAKTLLGWNPRKTSFEELVRIMMNHDMDFVARQQRV; encoded by the coding sequence ATGCAAAAAGTAGCACTCATCTCCGGCATCACGGGTCAGGACGGATCGTTCCTGGCGGAATTTCTTCTTGAAAAAGGTTACGAAATCCATGGGATCATGCGACGTTCGTCCTCCTTCAACACGGGACGCATTGAGCATATGTATCTCAATGAATGGGTTCGGGACATGAAACGCCACCGTGCCATCAACCTTCATTACGGCGACATGACCGACTCCAGCTCGCTCATTCGCATCATCCAATCCATCCAGCCGGACGAAATCTACAACCTGGCCGCTCAAAGCCACGTAAAAGTCAGCTTTGACGTTCCGGAATACACCGCGGAAGCAGATGCCATCGGCACGCTCCGCATGCTGGAAGCTATCCGCATGCTCGGCATGGCAGACAAGACAAGAATCTACCAGGCATCCACCTCGGAACTCTTCGGCCTCGTCCAGGAAGTGCCGCAAAAGGAAACGACTCCCTTCTATCCCCGGTCCCCCTACGGCGTCGCCAAGCAATACGGCTTCTGGATCACAAAAAACTACCGGGAATCGTACAATATGTTCGCCGTCAACGGAATCCTCTTCAATCACGAAAGCGAACGTCGAGGGGAAACATTCGTCACCCGTAAAATCACACTCGCGGCAAGCCGTATTGCCCAGGGATTGCAGGAAAAACTCTACATGGGAAACCTGGATGCCAAACGCGACTGGGGTTACGCCAAAGATTACGTCGAATGCATGTGGCTAATGCTCCAGCACGATGACCCGGAGGACTTCGTCATCGCCACGGGAGAAATGCACAGCGTCCGGGAATTCTGCACACTCGCCTTCCGCGAAGCCGGTATCGACCTGGCGTGGATCGGGGAAGGAATCTCCGAACAGGGTATCGACCGGGCCACAGGAAGAATCCTCATCGAAGTCGATCCGAAGTATTTCCGACCGGCGGAAGTGGAACAACTCCTGGGAGACCCCACCAAGGCGAAAACGCTCTTGGGATGGAATCCCAGGAAGACCTCGTTTGAAGAATTGGTTCGCATCATGATGAATCACGACATGGATTTTGTCGCACGCCAGCAACGCGTCTAA
- a CDS encoding isoprenyl transferase: MDNRLPIPSPLPRHVACIMDGNGRWAKSRGMMRHKGHRAGADAVNRILDSCLEAGIPWLTLYAFSSENWCRPRVEVEALMHLLHEFLKKELKTLMSKDIRLHAIGDLSRLPEKTSILLQNTIDQTAGNTSLNLVLALSYGSRAEILRAVRKIAEESRNGKLDPSDITEELFCSHLYTSGMPDPDLLIRTSGENRISNFLLWQISYSEIHVTDTLWPDFTKEDFFEALRDYAGRQRRFGGV, encoded by the coding sequence ATGGACAACCGTCTTCCAATCCCTTCTCCCCTCCCCCGGCATGTCGCCTGTATTATGGATGGCAACGGACGATGGGCCAAAAGCAGAGGAATGATGCGTCATAAAGGTCACAGAGCCGGAGCGGATGCCGTCAATCGGATTCTTGATTCCTGCCTGGAAGCCGGGATCCCCTGGTTGACTTTGTACGCCTTTTCCTCAGAGAATTGGTGCCGGCCGCGCGTTGAAGTAGAAGCACTCATGCACCTTCTGCACGAATTCTTGAAAAAGGAACTCAAAACACTCATGTCCAAGGACATCCGCCTCCACGCCATCGGAGATTTGTCCCGCCTTCCAGAGAAAACCAGCATATTGCTTCAGAATACCATCGACCAGACAGCCGGCAATACATCTCTCAACCTCGTTCTGGCCCTCTCCTACGGTTCCCGCGCGGAAATCCTCCGAGCTGTTCGAAAAATCGCCGAAGAATCCCGGAACGGCAAGCTGGACCCATCCGACATCACCGAAGAACTTTTCTGCTCCCACCTCTACACGTCCGGCATGCCGGATCCCGACTTATTGATCCGTACATCCGGAGAAAACCGCATTTCCAATTTTCTCCTCTGGCAAATCAGCTATTCCGAGATTCACGTTACTGACACGCTCTGGCCGGATTTCACTAAAGAAGATTTTTTTGAAGCCCTCCGGGACTATGCCGGCAGGCAGCGCCGTTTCGGCGGCGTTTGA
- a CDS encoding alpha-1,2-fucosyltransferase, producing MMKEEIYSTPACPTISGSLNSERKDDHAPESCLSEKLLTVKLYCGLGNQLFQLASGLGTALKLKRLFVVQPGNIFHSHQHSTDEAVRRIVRSRFILWNRKETSTCRIVQLHSKQYIDIPDCAEKLILMDGYWQNVGYFSSDLDFVAEQFASLAADTQETERIGLHLRLGDYCKLRNRFHLVTPDYIRRAVSFQLKRGASRRVDVFTDRDSVDMACCLVDRALHGMGMDIQVVRDGSDLDDFVRLTAYDHLVGAPSTFSWWASFLHRYVSDRHTVCFPKQLYNPSCHLSGNEEGFYRAATKGELLIIDDQ from the coding sequence ATGATGAAAGAAGAAATTTATTCTACGCCAGCATGTCCGACCATATCGGGAAGTCTGAATTCAGAGAGGAAAGATGATCATGCCCCGGAGTCTTGTTTGTCGGAAAAGCTTTTAACTGTCAAATTGTACTGCGGTCTGGGCAATCAGCTTTTCCAACTTGCTTCCGGATTGGGGACAGCCTTGAAATTAAAGCGTCTGTTTGTTGTCCAGCCCGGCAATATATTTCACTCGCACCAGCACAGTACTGATGAGGCTGTCCGGCGTATCGTCCGGAGTCGTTTTATTCTTTGGAACAGGAAAGAAACGAGTACGTGCCGTATCGTACAGTTACACTCTAAACAATATATCGACATCCCGGACTGTGCTGAAAAACTGATTCTGATGGATGGGTATTGGCAAAATGTAGGATACTTTTCGAGTGACCTTGACTTCGTGGCCGAGCAATTTGCTTCTCTTGCGGCGGATACTCAGGAAACAGAAAGGATCGGACTCCATCTTCGGCTGGGTGATTATTGCAAATTAAGGAACCGTTTTCACCTGGTGACGCCGGATTACATTCGGCGTGCCGTGAGTTTTCAGTTGAAACGGGGAGCTTCACGCAGGGTAGATGTGTTTACCGACAGGGATTCCGTGGATATGGCTTGCTGTCTTGTCGATCGCGCCTTGCATGGGATGGGGATGGATATTCAAGTTGTTCGGGATGGCAGCGATCTGGATGATTTTGTTCGTTTGACTGCCTACGACCATTTGGTTGGGGCGCCCAGTACTTTCAGTTGGTGGGCATCGTTCCTGCACCGCTATGTATCGGACCGTCATACGGTGTGTTTTCCGAAACAGCTTTACAATCCTTCCTGCCATTTATCCGGCAATGAAGAAGGCTTTTACCGTGCCGCGACAAAGGGAGAATTACTGATTATTGACGATCAATAG